In Oncorhynchus tshawytscha isolate Ot180627B linkage group LG06, Otsh_v2.0, whole genome shotgun sequence, the following are encoded in one genomic region:
- the ftsj3 gene encoding pre-rRNA 2'-O-ribose RNA methyltransferase FTSJ3 has product MGKKLKVGKTRKDKFYHLAKETGYRSRSSFKLIQLNRKFQFLQKARALVDLCAAPGGWLQVASKFMPVSSLIIGVDLVPIKSIPNVVALTEDITTEKCRQALRKELQTWKVDVVLNDGAPNVGANWVHDAFSQAHLTLMALKLACDFLAKGGTFVTKVFRSKDYQPLLWIFQQFFKKVQATKPQASRNESAEIFVICQGYLAPDKIDNKFFDPKHAFKEVEVQAKAIKDLVPLKKPKAEGYTDGDLTLYHTFSATAFLKADNPVDFLSKANEINFDNPELESHEATSDEVIECCRDIKVLGRKELRLLLNWRSKLRRYLAKKLKDEAKQLDEDIKLSSGEEASDAEEKKEEKKEEKEKKKMTVSEKKEEEAELEEEEMEQKLAELKAEEVAELRRKKKKLLKERRKQRERVALKMDLPGVSIADGNDSSMFSLVTINKAAALCEITKGDMKLADAMVEGEEDLYFSDDGDSDEVSLVSDLDDDDLDEIIEKQKEMAKDKAAKKKVSFNVEKEEEEEEEGSGLIVELEGKEEKRDRETSMWFSKDIFAELDLDGDAASELRQTQMLQNKDPTAKGKKRKTPEEPDTAQPEGEEAGPSQEAGAEGDSDSYSDDDNSSDEDDEKSIAQMKAKGSGSIQGDADGDDFQVVPVESTSKRARIMNAEGLALGCQIATSKKRSRDLVDGSFHRFASSEDQCEVPEWFVDDEKKHRNKPIPVTKEMVEEYKAKWKEINARPIKRVAEAKARKKRRMLKKMESAKKKAEAVVNTVDIGEREKMAQLKSIYKKAGLGKEKREVTYVVAKKGSGTKRVRRPGGVKGQFKVVDGRMKKDMRGMQRKEQRERGGKKGGKGKGGGGKGKGRGGGGGGFKGGRGGMKGGKGRPGRK; this is encoded by the exons ATGGGGAAGAAACTCAAAGTTGGAAAGACCAGAAAAGATAAATTCTACCACTTAGCAAAGGAAACGG gaTATCGTTCACGTTCTTCCTTCAAGCTTATTCAGCTGAACCGAAAATTCCAGTTCTTACAGAAAGCCAGGGCTCTGGTGGACTTGTGCGCTGCTCCGGGTGGTTG GTTACAGGTGGCGTCCAAGTTTATGCCTGTCTCCAGTCTTATTATTG GTGTCGACTTGGTCCCAATCAAATCTATCCCCAACGTGGTCGCCCTGACAGAGGACATCACCACAGAGAAATGCCGGCAG GCTCTGAGGAAGGAGCTCCAGACATGGAAGGTGGACGTGGTCCTAAACGACGGAGCTCCAAATGTTGGAGCCAACTGGGTGCATGATGCCTTCTCTCAGG CTCATCTGACCCTGATGGCTCTGAAGCTGGCGTGTGACTTTCTGGCCAAAGGAGGCACGTTTGTCACCAAGGTGTTCCGCTCCAAAGACTACCAGCCACTGCTGTGGATCTTCCAGCAGTTCTTCAAGAAGGTGCAGGCTACCAAACCCCAGGCCTCCAGAAACGAGTCGGCTGAGATCTTCGTCATCTGCCAAG GCTACCTGGCCCCAGACAAAATTGACAACAAGTTCTTCGACCCCAAACATGCTTTCAAAGAGGTGGAGGTCCAAGCCAAGGCTATCAAAGACCTGGTCCCTCTGAAGAaaccaaag GCAGAGGGATACACAGATGGTGATCTGACCCTGTATCACACCTTCTCAGCGACCGCCTTCCTCAAGGCTGACAACCCTGTGGACTTCCTGAGCAAAGCCAACGAG ATCAATTTTGACAACCCTGAGTTGGAGTCTCACGAGGCCACCTCTGACGAGGTCATAGAGTGTTGCCGTGACATCAAGGTTCTGGGCCGCAAGGAGCTCCG tcTGCTGCTGAACTGGAGGTCCAAGCTGAGGAGATACCTGGCTAAGAAGCTAAAGGATGAGGCCAAGCAGCTGGATGAGGACATCAA ACTGAGTTCAGGTGAGGAGGCAAGCGACgcagaggagaagaaagaagagaagaaagaggagaaggagaaaaagaaAATGACGGTGTCTGAAAAGAAGGAAGAAGAGGCCGagttggaggaggaagagatggagcaGAAACTTGCCGAGCTGAAAGCCGAGGAGGTGGCAGAGCTGAGACG gaagaagaagaagcttctgaaggagaggaggaagcagagggagagggtggcacTGAAGATGGACCTGCCGGGAGTCTCCATCGCAGATGGCAACGACTCCTCCATGTTCTCCCTCGTTACCATTAACAAGGCCGCG GCTCTGTGTGAGATCACCAAGGGGGACATGAAGTTAGCTGATGCCATGGTGGAAGGGGAGGAGGACCTATACTTCTCTGACGACGGTGACAGTGACGAGGTCTCCCTGGTCTCTGACCTGGACGATGACGACTTGGATGAGATCatagagaaacagaaggagatgGCCAAGGACAAGGCCGCCAAGAAAAA AGTGTCCTTcaatgtggagaaggaggaggaggaggaagaagaggggagtGGACTGATAGTGGAgctggagggaaaggaggagaagagggaccgTGAGACCAGCATGTGGTTCAGCAAG GACATCTTCGCTGAACTGGATCTGGACGGAGATGCAGCGAGCGAGCTGCGGCAGACACAGATGCTACAGAACAAGGACCCTACAG CCAAGGGGAAGAAGAGGAAAACCCCAGAGGAGCCTGATACGGCCCAGCCCGAGGGGGAAGAGGCGGGGCCTTCACAGGAAGCTGGGGCAGAGGGGGACAGCGACAGCTACTCTGATGATGACAACAGCAGTGACGAGGACGATGAGAA GAGTATCGCTCAGATGAAGGCTAAAGGTTCTGGCAGTATCCAAGGAGACGCAGACGGCGACGACTTCCAGGTGGTGCCAGTGGAGAGCACCA GCAAGCGTGCTCGCATCATGAATGCAGAGGGTTTGGCCCTGGGATGTCAGATCGCGACCTCCAAGAAGAGATCAAGGGACCTGGTTGACGGCTCCTTCCACAG GTTTGCCAGCTCGGAGGACCAGTGCGAGGTGCCCGAGTGGTTCGTGGATGACGAGAAGAAACACCGGAATAAGCCTATCCCCGTCACcaaggagatggtggaggagtACAAGGCAAAATGGAAGGAGATCAACGCCAGGCCCATTAAAAGAGTGGCTGAGGCCAAGgccaggaagaagaggagg ATGCTGAAGAAGATGGAGTCAGCCAAGAAGAAGGCGGAGGCCGTGGTCAACACAGTGGACATTGGTGAAAGGGAGAAGATGGCCCAGCTAAAGAG TATCTATAAGAAGGCGGGCCTTggtaaggagaagagggaggtcaCGTACGTCGTGGCCAAGAAGGGCTCTGGTACCAAGAGGGTTCGTCGTCCGGGAGGTGTCAAGGGCCAGTTCAAAGTGGTGGACGGCCGCATGAAGAAGGACATGAGAGGCATGCAGAGGAAAGAGCAGCGCGAGAGAGGGGGCAAGAAAGGAGggaaggggaaaggaggggggggCAAAGGAAAAGgcagaggtggtggaggaggaggatttAAGGGTGGAAGAGGAGGGATGAAGGGTGGAAAAGGACGTCCTGGCAGGAAATGA